The following proteins come from a genomic window of Amphiura filiformis chromosome 16, Afil_fr2py, whole genome shotgun sequence:
- the LOC140136441 gene encoding uncharacterized protein: MSIEDIYVVEDRDDHKTWICNTCHGSMKAKRMPTIATVNGLKIQEQPPELSHLNMLERHLIAPAIPFMKMISLIKGAQKGVHGQIVCVKADVNSVAQSLPRLPTDHSLIRVKLKRKLEYKGHHMCQDVNPSKIRSALVWLKENNPEYEDIDINFEAFDNMLDDQLIHSDHTDDNEDDIPDSGDECTQGDSDTSPNVNHIQDNDDVAYVHDFDNDLNDESVNHADDNSMNVDNVTDECGDDISLRHSHDSNEDDHSDNEDQTRDDNVVNRDNIPSNEVNENEHDVTNTSAPLYSFLHAVDFAQYAADKSDSTILSVAPGQGNKPEHVLEMEPKCFPVEFPDGSNTYNESREQKLSPSRYFNARLFSADNRFARNPEYIFFALYCTEVHQIHSNVSIATRIGCTKTSDGRKITASMLRDHEQVKQLIKRDEGFRFLAQLRGTPAYWEKSKKDIFAMIRQLGIPTFFVTFSAADRRWIEIHNSILKMLGKPPMTPEEHKNMSWDEHCDIIMSNPVAAAKLFQERLHTFINDVIMSPANPIGKVKDYFYRTEFQQRGWPHIHMVAWVENAPQMGEDPDNEVLEFVDRYISCEIPPETDPELHEIVTSVQVHSKTHTRSCRKTGKTCRFNFPKPPSDRTFICTPTAERDENDEEHQKTLDRETKAKNMLNNIWELLQNPDHDFADFYDVLCLAGIGQDEFEQALETLSKRQTMYLRRRLEDQWINNYNPDLIRCWNGNMDIQYVLDPYACVMYIVSYITKSEREMGDLLRNAQKEAAQGNNDAIQQLRKLGSIYLQNREVSVMGAVYLICSMPLRNSTRKVMFLQTALDGQRISLPLTQLQANAGNSEQVWQTTQIEKYLDRPSTPKYNNMCMATFYSTHYQVSAKSDNINRDPDDNVDDETDDDEASDRRDKLIQLNTYGIKMKERKGKPAVIRYPRVSKKKDSERYHMNMLRLYLPHRSPNIKPDSFPTYESYHMTGYTTINNDRLRVKDVVEQNMSEFEPKTDELDEAWEVLQEVENMEDAWAGIAPQSEQQRIDDRLKDVRIEDSDDDLAEIEVPELQPGNIPGQRDAGLPRCAIETRNPDITEEQAETMMRQLNDKQRQLFNHVAKWCDEKARNHRIDPFHIFLTGGAGTGKSHVIRCISYYAQKKFATMTESADDVTVLLMSHLGTAAYNIAGQTICTALKTGIRMAKDYKPLGEQSLSTLRTKYQHVQLVIIDEISMVSATQLSYIHGRLQQIKGTSYTSYFGNVSILAVGDFFQLPPISPPTPLCFPHEEPLKDLWNSLFEKVELTEIMRQRDDAIFAQMLNRLRVRKKNEPLEEADKELLRSRIVHEHIRQAPSDALHLFYLNVDVDSHNETKLASLNTETFTIKAEDVDKKGGRVIKVHETPHDTSRRKDDTSLVPYLKLAVGARTMLIANIDVPDGLCNGVSGTIKGIEFGNSKNMPQAVYVRFDSDKIGRKARSSQVIPPEYVSCVAIMPRKETFQLKGRNFTTTREQMPLKLAWAVTVHKVQGLTTEQAVISMKCFKESMAYVALSRVTTLEGMHLTNCDFPGSIVIQM; encoded by the coding sequence ATGTCCATTGAAGATATATATGTAGTGGAAGATAGGGATGACCACAAAACATGGATATGTAATACCTGTCATGGAAGTATGAAAGCTAAACGTATGCCAACAATAGCAACAGTTAACGGGTTGAAAATACAGGAACAACCTCCGGAACTTTCGCATTTGAATATGCTAGAAAGACACCTaatagctccagcaatacctTTCATGAAGATGATATCTCTAATTAAGGGTGCTCAAAAAGGAGTTCACGGTCAGATAGTGTGTGTAAAAGCTGATGTTAACTCAGTTGCCCAAAGTCTACCAAGACTGCCAACGGACCATAGTCTGATCAGagtaaaactgaaaagaaaactgGAATATAAAGGACACCACATGTGCCAAGATGTCAATCCAAGTAAAATAAGATCAGCACTTGTTTGGTTGAAAGAAAACAACCCTGAATACGAAGATATTGACATTAACTTTGAAGCTTTTGATAACATGTTAGATGACCAGTTAATTCACAGTGACCACAccgatgataatgaagatgacaTACCAGATTCAGGAGATGAATGTACACAAGGTGACAGTGATACCTCCCCCAATGTGAATCATATCcaagataatgatgatgttgcTTATGTTCATGACTTTGACAACGATCTCAATGATGAATCGGTCAATCATGCTGATGACAATAGTATGAATGTAGATAATGTCACTGATGAGTGTGGAGATGATATAAGTTTGCGACACTCCCATGATAGCAATGAAGACGATCATTCTGATAATGAAGATCAGACCAGAGATGACAATGTTGTTAATCGAGATAACATTCCAAGTAATGAAGTCAATGAAAATGAACATGATGTTACAAACACGTCAGCACCGCTGTATTCATTCTTACATGCTGTAGATTTTGCACAGTACGCAGCAGACAAGAGTGATAGCACTATTTTGTCAGTGGCTCCAGGACAAGGCAATAAGCCAGAACACGTTTTAGAAATGGAACCGAAGTGCTTCCCAGTAGAATTTCCAGATGGTTCTAATACGTATAACGAGAGCCGAGAACAAAAGCTGTCGCCTTCTAGATATTTCAATGCCAGGCTCTTTTCAGCTGATAATAGATTTGCCAGGAACccggaatatatattttttgctctCTACTGCACAGAAGTACATCAAATTCATTCAAATGTATCTATTGCTACCAGAATAGGTTGCACAAAAACTTCagatggaagaaaaatcacagcATCTATGTTACGAGACCACGAACAGGTGAAGCAACTTATTAAAAGAGACGAAGGTTTCCGATTCCTGGCTCAACTTAGAGGAACCCCTGCATACTGGGAAAAATCGAAGAAAGATATCTTTGCAATGATTCGTCAACTAGGAATACCTACTTTCTTTGTGACATTTAGTGCTGCTGATAGACGATGGATCGAAATACATAATTCTATCCTTAAGATGTTAGGAAAACCACCAATGACACCAGAGGAACATAAGAATATGTCATGGGATGAACATTGCGATATCATCATGTCCAATCCAGTTGCAGCTGCCAAACTGTTTCAGGAAAGACTACACACATTTATCAATGACGTGATTATGTCACCAGCTAATCCAATTGGCAAAGTCAAAGACTACTTCTACAGGACAGAATTCCAGCAACGTGGCTGGCCGCATATTCACATGGTTGCGTGGGTTGAAAATGCCCCCCAAATGGGTGAAGATCCAGATAATGAGGTCCTAGAATTCGTTGATAGATACATATCATGCGAAATTCCACCAGAAACTGATCCTGAATTACATGAAATTGTTACGAGTGTGCAAGTTCACAGTAAAACTCACACAAGATCGTGCAGAAAAACCGGGAAAACATGCCGCTTTAATTTTCCAAAACCACCATCAgacagaacattcatttgtacCCCAACAGCAGAAAGAGATGAAAATGATGAAGAACATCAGAAAACCCTAGATCGTGAAACGAAAGCAAAAAATATGCTGAACAACATTTGGGAACTTTTGCAGAATCCTGATCATGACTTTGCAGATTTTTATGACGTTCTTTGTTTAGCTGGAATTGGACAAGACGAATTTGAACAGGCACTAGAGACGCTTTCAAAGCGGCAAACCATGTACCTAAGAAGGCGTCTTGAAGACCAATGGATCAACAATTACAATCCAGACCTGATTCGCTGCTGGAATGGCAACATGGATATTCAATATGTACTCGATCCATATGCAtgcgttatgtatattgtttcttACATTACTAAATcagaaagagaaatgggtgaCTTGCTCAGAAATGCTCAGAAAGAAGCAGCACAAGGAAACAATGATGCCATACAGCAATTACGAAAGCTTGGAAGTATCTACCTCCAAAACAGAGAAGTTAGTGTTATGGGAGCAGTCTACCTTATCTGTAGTATGCCTTTGCGAAATAGCACACGAAAAGTAATGTTTCTGCAAACTGCGTTAGACGGACAACGGATATCTCTGCCTCTGACACAACTACAAGCAAATGCAGGTAATTCTGAGCaagtatggcagactactcaaattgaaaaatatcttgATAGACCAAGTACGCCAAAGTACAACAACATGTGCATGGCCACGTTTTACTCAACTCACTATCAAGTGTCGGCCAAATCGGACAATATCAATAGAGACCCAGATGATAACGTAGATGATGAAACCGATGATGACGAAGCGTCTGATCGTCGTGATAAACTAATACAGTTGAACACCTATGGCATCAAGATGAAAGAACGTAAAGGAAAGCCAGCTGTCATTCGTTACCCAAGGGTATCAAAAAAGAAAGACAGTGAGAGGTATCATATGAATATGCTACGTTTGTACCTTCCTCATAGGAGCCCAAATATCAAGCCAGATAGTTTTCCCACCTACGAAAGTTATCATATGACTGGATACACAACTATCAACAATGACAGACTACGAGTTAAAGACGTGGTTGAACAAAACATGTCAGAATTCGAACCGAAAACAGATGAACTAGATGAAGCGTGGGAAGTACTTCAAGAAGTAGAAAATATGGAAGATGCTTGGGCAGGAATTGCTCCACAATCTGAGCAGCAACGTATTGATGATAGATTAAAAGATGTCAGAATCGAAGACTCAGATGATGACTTAGCTGAAATTGAAGTTCCTGAACTTCAACCAGGAAATATACCTGGCCAACGTGATGCAGGTTTACCAAGGTGTGCTATTGAAACCCGTAATCCAGATATAACTGAAGAACAGGCAGAGACTATGATGCGTCAGCTTAATGATAAACAACGACAGTTATTTAATCATGTTGCTAAATGGTGCGATGAAAAAGCCAGAAATCACagaatagacccatttcatatcttCCTCACTGGAGGTGCAGGAACTGGAAAATCGCATGTGATCAGATGCATCAGTTACTATGCTCAAAAGAAATTTGCAACAATGACCGAGTCCGCTGATGATGTAACTGTGCTATTAATGTCACATCTTGGAACAGCTGCATATAACATTGCTGGTCAAACCATCTGTACAGCCTTAAAAACAGGTATTAGAATGGCCAAAGATTACAAACCTCTTGGAGAACAAAGTCTGAGCACGCTCCGCACAAAGTATCAACACGTACAGCTTGTAATTATAGATGAAATATCTATGGTTAGTGCTACTCAGCTATCGTACATTCACGGACGATTACAACAAATCAAAGGAACATCATACACTTCCTACTTTGGCAATGTCTCTATCCTGGCAGTAGGAGATTTCTTTCAATTACCACCGATAAGTCCACCCACACCTTTGTGTTTCCCACACGAAGAACCCTTGAAAGACTTGTGGAATTCACTGTTTGAGAAAGTTGAACTAACTGAAATAATGCGACAGCGGGATGATGCAATATTTGCCCAAATGTTGAACCGACTTCGCGTGCGGAAAAAAAACGAACCACTAGAAGAAGCAGACAAGGAACTCTTACGTTCCCGCATAGTTCATGAGCACATTCGTCAAGCACCTTCTGACGCGTTACACTTGTTTTACCTCAACGTGGATGTTGACAGTCACAATGAAACAAAGTTAGCTTCACTAAACACGGAAACATTTACTATCAAAGCAGAAGACGTTGACAAAAAGGGTGGCAGAGTGATCAAAGTCCACGAAACACCACATGACACATCACGTCGAAAAGACGACACATCACTTGTACCTTATCTGAAGTTAGCAGTAGGTGCTAGAACTATGCTAATAGCTAACATTGATGTTCCCGATGGTCTTTGTAATGGAGTATCTGGTACCATTAAAGGAATTGAATTCGGTAACTCCAAGAACATGCCACAGGCTGTCTATGTCAGGTTTGACAGTGACAAAATTGGAAGGAAGGCTCGATCATCACAAGTTATACCACCTGAGTATGTATCGTGTGTCGCTATAATGCCACGCAAGGAAACATTTCAATTGAAAGGAAGAAACTTCACTACCACAAGAGAACAGATGCCATTGAAACTTGCTTGGGCTGTTACTGTTCACAAAGTCCAAGGACTGACAACTGAACAAGCTGTGATTTCTATGAAATGTTTCAAAGAATCAATGGCATACGTTGCACTTAGTCGAGTGACAACTTTAGAGGGAATGCATTTAACCAACTGTGATTTTCCCGGATCTATTGTAATCCAGATGTAG